The genomic window CGGGGGTTCGATTCCCCCCCGCTCCACCACATATAGAACGACAGAAGACTAACTAAATCATAGTGTTACGACTACTTACAGACCGTAAAACGACTGCAAATAGATTAAAAAGAACACTTTTAGGACACTCGCCAATAAATACGTGGCTTGTAGAAAGATTTTAGTTAGTTTTCTGTAGTTATTTCTATACTGTTTTTTATCATTAGAACACTCCTAGAACACTTAAAACTCTCTTAATTCATCTTAAAATCATTTTATTATGAGTGTAGTATTCGACTCTATTCTTTAGTTTTAAATATCAAGCTTAATAATATTATCAAACAAGTAAATCAGTATCATTGAACATATTTACTTCAATAAAATATTTTGCTCTCGTTTTAAAATGTTAATTAATGCAGTTCCTACTTTCATCCAATACGTCATAGCTATATAACATGGCAATTAATGACAGGTAAAGTAAGTATGGAAATACTTACCAAACAATGTGGTACTTGTGTTTGATAATTACCTTTGGATAAATCTATACTCTTGAAAAGTTGGTTGATTTATTTAAAATGAATCATGATTTAACTAACGACAACATCTCTTGTCTCGCAGAGGCATCTTCTCTCATTTCCCCTAACATTACTGATGTTGTCATTGACGAGTTTTGCTTCTGTACGCCGCGCATCATCATACATAAATGCTGTGCTTCAATAATGACACCTACACCAATAGACCCTGTTATTTCCTGTATAGATAAAGCTATTTCTCTAGCTAAGTTTTCTTGAATTTGTAATCGCCTGGCATACATGTCAACGATCCGAGCAAATTTTGACAAACCTAAAACTTTACCACTTGGGATATATGCAATGTGACATTTACCTATAAAAGGAAGCATATGGTGTTCACACATCGAATATAATTCGATGTTTTTTACCACTACCATTTCATCAGCATCAGATTCAAATAAAGCACCGTTTACGACTTCATCAATATTTTGATTATACCCTTGAGTTAAAAACTTCATAGCTTTTGCTGCGCGCTTAGGCGTATCTACTAGGCCATCTCTATTAATATCTTCGCCAATTTTCTCAAGAATCTCTCGATAGTTATTTTCTATAGTCACTTATTTATTCCTAGTTCAAATTAATTGTTAAATTGAGATTCAACATACTTCCAAAGAGTAATATTTGGATCTTTTGTTTCTCTCCACACAGGGGAAGACAACCGTTTATCCATATAGATTTCTAAAGCATTAAACATTTGAAAAACTTTTTTATCACCTTCAAAAGAGAAAAACTCAAAAAAATTATCTTCCAACATATCTAGGGTTTCAAAATCAATAACCCCATTATTCAATGCCCATTGGATAGATGCAGCGGGGATAGTGTTCTTTCTAATACTAACAGGCATTATTGAATCAATACTTATGTTTAATTCTAATGCATCACGTTTCTTATTCCTTAATACAAGTTCTTCTTTTTCTCTAAAAGACTCAACTAAATCTTCAAAGGCCTGTTCTCTTTGATTTTCAGACTCATTAGGAACTAACCTACAAAATTTTACAGCTTCAATTGCTCTATCATTACCATATAAAGTGAGCACTCTTTTCAAAAAATTTTTATTCAAAAAGAAGGTTTTACTTAAATAATTTAACATCCCAGTAAAGTTGCTAAATTCAAGGCCATCAAATTCAAATATTTCTTCAGGCAATACTTCTCTAACCGGTATACCGTCAATACATAGATCCCACGCTTTAAAGTTGACTCTTTCTTTAGCAATAAGAAACATTTCCCAACCGCTTTTTTTGAAACCTTCAAACGCATTACCAGTAAAGTCTGATTCATTTAACTCTTTTTCTGTCCAATTTGAACCTATTGACAACTCTTTACTGCTGCGAATAATAATTTTATCTTTAATAGTTTGCTTTAGTTCTTCTAAAGAAGTCGCTAAGGGATGACATCCGTATGACTTGCATTCATCGCAAATAGGTATAGCAATTATATCTAGTCCGCCCTTTATTTCTGGGTCTTTGATTTCTACATTTGTGTGAGAGTTTTCCCCACAGAACCAACATTTGAAGCGGCAATCAAACGGTGTATCAATTTCAAGTACATCCATGCTTAACTAATCCTTTAAATCAAGTTCATATATTCTTCAATTTTTTGTTCTGAAACTATATTAATCATTTCGCGAATACTGTTATGTTCAATTTCAATTCCAAGTGCTTCTTTTGCAATATTAATAGCTTCTTCTTTACAACCATGATGATCACTTTGCAAAGTCAAAATAAGTTTAACCAATAATTTTTTCTGTTCAATTTCCATGATGTCCCCCCACTGAATTAATTTCAATTTCGATATTGTTGACACTATAACAATCCATCGGAATTTAACAATCAATAGTAGTGGCTGGAGACTTAATTCTAGTGTACAATGCTGTTTTTATTAACAGTGACCTGAACTAGAAAAACTATGCATACAGCCATATATAAGGACTTTACGTTCGAAGCAGCACATAAATTACCTAATGTTCCAAATGGACATAAATGTGGGAGACTTCATGGACACTCATATAGAGTGAGAATTCATTTAGAAGGAACTGTAAATAAAGATTCCGGTTGGTTCATAGACTTTTCTGATGTAAAAACAATTTTCAAACCTATTTATAACCAGTTAGATCATAATTACCTAAATGACATCGAAGGGTTAGAAAACCCTACAGCCGAAGTTATTTCAAAATGGATATGGGAACAATTAAAACCAATATTACCAGAGCTCTCTGCCATTGAACTAATGGAAACATGTACATGTGGTGTCGTTTACAAAGGTAACTAATTTTTGAAGATCCATTTAATTACAAACTGCACAAACCTTAAGAAGAGTAATATTCAGGGTAAAGTGCAGGTAAAAGACCTTATGAAAGGTAACTCTCAAACCATAATAAACTCTTGGTGGGAGCAACTTAAAAATGCTGAACAAAAGGTTTCGGCTGATGAAGTATACGCAGGTGACCATTGGAAAGTTGCTACGAGTATGATAACTCCTAATTTAGATTTGTGGGTTCTATCAGCAGGTTATGGCTTAATTCACAGTTCATCAAAAATTGGTTCTTATGACGCTACCTTTTCAAATGGAAGTGAAAACTCAATTAACAAAACAGGGTTAACAAATAACGAATGGTGGAAAGCTTTACACCAGATAAGAAGTAGCGAAAGATTTAAATGCCACTCGCTTCATTCATTGGTTTCAACTCATACTGATGACGTTTTTATTATTGCGGCTTCTCCTGATTATGTAAGAGTGATACAAGACGAACTAAAACAATTAGTTTCAGAAAAAAAATTAACAAATAAAAACTTCTTTATTGTTTCAAGTATTAATAACATTAACAAAACACTCACCCCATATCTTTTAGAGTCAAAAGCGGATTTCTGTAGCACGCTAAAAGGCGGTAGAGTTTCCTTAAATATTAGGCTAGCTAAATATTTATTAGAAGACTTTAAAGTTAATATATTCGATAGTAAAAGTGTAACGAACAAATACAATTTTCTTAAAAAAAATGCAATAAAGTTGTCCGCTATAAAGCGTAAGAACATTTCAGATGAAGAGGTTCGTAGTTTCATTAGAAAAGAATTAAATAGTGCTCAAGTAGCTAAGATATCCGCTACCATGTTGATAAAAAAATTAAGAAATGAAAACTTAGCTTGCGAACAAAAAAGATTTACTCGACTACTCAAAGAGTTATCTTAATGTGGTTATTTAGTAAGAAAACCTTAATAAATAACCCGCAATATCCAACAACAAAGAATATATAGGTTTAATGTGACAATTTTTAATTATTACTTTCCAGACAACTTAGATTTTGTCGACCCTAAATTTAATGGTATTACCAACGAAAAAACTAAATATCATCGAAAGTATGATGATGACGCCTACCCTCATGAAATATTAAAGGAATTGCCTTACAACGGCATGCTTGTTTCGTTAGCGGGTGTTGGCACAATGCAAAAGAAAGGGAAGTACTACACTCAAGAGCTCACTGAAGATTTCTATTATTATGGTGCTAAGAAATTTTTAAGACTAAACCAAGAAAAATTTTCAAATGTATTGCTTATGGGGGATTGTGGCGCATTTGATTATGTAAATGAACCTGAGCCACCGTTTACAATTGATGAGTTAATTGAATTCTATGACCGTGGAGGATTCGATTGCGGTATATCACTCGATCACATCGTATTCCCGTATGCCAAGGATGATGAAGCATTAAAAGCTATGGATTATGCTGACATAAGAGAAGCTGAACGCAGAATAAAAATAACTCTAGATAATGCCGTTCTATTTTTAGAACGTTCTAAGATTCTTAATACTTCTAAAGGTAAGTCTTTCATTCCTTATGGCGTAGCTCATGGTTTTAGCAAAGAGTCTTTTATTAGTTCGGTGAAAAAGTTAGAAGAGATCGGATACACTCATATTACAATCGGCGGTATGATCAAATCAAAAACGCCTGACTTATTAGATTTATTAGAAACCCTCTCTTCTATTAAAAAGAAAGAGACGCAGTTTCACTTACTGGGAATCTGTAGATTTGAGAATATACCTGCATACGCAAAATATGGTGTAACTAGCGCAGATAGTACTTCCCCATTAATGCAAGGCATTAAAGCTGGAAAATACTTCGAATTTAATGATGATGCCCATGAGCTTATTCAATCATTATCAATAAGAATCCGTCAATGTGATCATGATAATGTTCAGAAGTTAATTGATAAACATCGCCATGAAATTCGAAGCCTAGTAGTTAAAATGCTAAACAATAATGAAATTGATATCGACCTTTCCAACAATGCACTATCTACAAATGAATGTGTAAAAAGGCTTGAAACTGATTGTATTAAAAAATTAAAACAATATGACGCAACCGGCGAACACTTTAACGCTACATTTAAGGCTCTAATGGCTTATGAAAAAGTAACTACGGCCGACCATTTAGCAGAAATAACGCCAGTTAAACAAGCTATTCTAAACAAAGACAAGTTAAGAGTTAAAAAGTTTTTGTTAGAAAGGCCCTGGAAAACTTGTACATGCGGAGTTTGTGAAAGTGGAATAATGAACATCATTTTTCGTTCTAACCAAACTAACCGTCGTAGAGGTATACATAACTTAGCTATGGTGACAAAACATAAAGATAAAGTTATTGATGACATGAAAAGTACGATGATTAAGGCTAATAAATAATGAAACCAGTCATTTTAAAAATCCAAGTAATTAAAAAAATTGTTAATAACGTCACTGTATTTTCTGGTTGGGTAGAAGGCAAAAAAGTAAGAGATATCGCTAAAATCGTCCATATAACAAGGGAAGGTAAATATATCCATGGATATCAAAGAAGCGAACTACCAAAACATATTGAGTCTATAAAAGATTACGTAGAATCTCCTAAGTCTACTATTTTGGCAAATCTCGTTATTGGCTTTAATAAATCAGTTACCTTTACTCCTTTAGAAGGTCAAACTGAGTTTGGACATTTAGAAGTTCCATACTTCCCTGAATCTCCATCACAAGAGTTACCAGGATCAATTGTAGATGGTCAACAACGTTCAGGGGGAGTTAAAAATAGTTGTCATGAAAGTTATCCTTTGCCTGTTTCTATTTTCATTTCTGAAGATGAAAATGACTATATTCAGCAATTTCTGATTCTTAATCTCGGCAAGCCATTAACATCCGTTCAGTTAAATGCTTTAGCACTTAATGATGACATTTATAAGCCACCGGCATTAGCTATAAAGGCCTTTCCACTATCTATTTCAGAGGAACTAGGGTTTGGGGATAATAAAAATGGAACGCCTCCTTTAAAGGGACTTATCAAATCGAATGGCAACCCTTTAGGAAAAATTGCTGAATCATCAATTACTGAGTTTGTCTCTAACGTCGAAAGAATGATCTTGAAGTCTATTAACGTAAGAGTCCATCAAGACTTAACGAAAGAGTCAAAGCAGTTGTTTGCTCAAATAATTAATCACTTTTGGATAGCGGTTACAATAGTGTTCGAAACTGAATGGAAAAAGACCTCTAAAAGCATGAAAGATACTTATATCATTCATGGCACAAGCATATTTGGTTTCTCATTTCTATGTCGCCACATGATAAGAGTATTTCTCGAAGACAAACCTTTGAACGCAGTAAACATTCCCACTATTGAATTTTTTACTCAAGAGTTAAAGCTTATATCTAATAAATGCCATTTCAGTAAAACATCATGGAATTTGGGACTTATAAGAAGTGATGAAGAAGGTGGTGATGATATAAAGTTTTCTCGAAGGTGGCATGATTTTCAAAATACAACCTCAGAAAAGCAACTATTTGCCGGAAACTTATTAAAAATTTATGAAGTAGCTAAAGAATTTAAGAAAGATTACGATGTTTACTTTAGCTAATTAGGAAGGGAATTTAAGAAATGAAAAAGCTTGTTGTTATATATTCTGGAGGCATGGACTCTTTTACGGCTTTAAACAAAGCAGTAAAAGAAGGCTTTGATGTATATGCTCTATCTTTCAATTATGGTCAAAAGCATAATAAAGAACTCATTTACGCACAAAATGTGTGTAAAGAACTTAATGTTCCACATAAAATTTTAGATATCAAATCTATCTCAACATTATTCACCAGTTCGTCACTAGTTTCTGACGATATTAATGTCCCTGATGGCCATTATGAAGCTGAAAATATGAAATCGACGGTTGTCCCAAACCGTAACATGATTCTCATCTCATTGGCCATTGGTTACGCCGTGGATATTGAGGCTGAAGGTGTTTGGTATGGCGCTCACTCTGGTGATCATTTAATTTATCCTGATTGCAGACCTGAGTTTGTGAAAGTAATGGACCAAGCTTCCAAAGTAGCTAACTTTGAACCGGTCTATGTTCATGCTCCTTATTTAGATACTGATAAGATAGGTATTCTTAAAGATGGCCTATCGATGGGATTAGATTATTATCAAACATGGACCTGTTATAAAGGGCAGGAAAAGGCATGTGGTAAATGTGGTTCTTGTGTAGAGAGGTTAGAAGCTTTTGAAAAAAATAATTGTAACGATCCTATTACTTATACAAACTAATAATATAATGATAACAGAGTTATGGTCTAATTCTGTTATCACAAATCTATTCCCCCCTTTACTAGCTTTGTTCTTTTTCTATAAATTATTTTTATGCTTGTTCTTGAAAAATTTTTCACTGATAAATTCTAATTTATTACCCATATTAATACAAAGAACTGCGCCGTTAAGACCCTTAGTTCAAAATTTTCAAAAGTTTTGTTTGCTTGTTTGTGCTTTGTTAATTAATCAGGAGAATTCGGTGATTAAAATACTTAAATTGGACCATAAATATACACTTCACTGCTTAATAATATGAGCTTATATAAACAAATAACGAGAAAGTTTGATGTGGTAACACCACTTATTTGAAAATGATAAAAATTTTATTATATTCATGAAAGTTCAATGGTAACATTAGCTTACCAAAAAAATATAGGAAAAGAATACATGAGTGAATTTAGATTCATCGCAGAAAGTATTTTACAAAAAATGCATGAACTTACCGAAGGGTTTGAGGGTGAGCGTGAAAACTTTATAAAGGATAGAAATAATCATTGGGACATTGAGAAGAACAGAAATCAAGATGGAGTGGATTGGCGTTGGAAACAACACATCCAACAAAAGAAAAATAACAATGTATCTATTAATGAATTAGGAGATTGGCTCCTGGATCAGCACCATCATCAGATAAATTTTTATCCATCAAATTCGAATGGGTCGTGTTGTGACTTAGCTGTATTTTTGTCTATGACTTCCAAAAAATATAAAAAAACAAAAGATCCTCGGAATAATTTAAATTGTATTCTTGACGCTTTATCCAAACATATGCAGGGTGATTGTGCTGGAATGACTAATAAATGCGTTATAATTACTGATAACTGGGACGCTGATGTCTGGGACAATTATAAATCGAGGATTAAACAGGTTATGAATAACGCGTATGTTGAAATCTATATGATCTCAGACCCATATATATCTGAAATAGAACTTAGCTAAATACCAACAAATATGATGACGTGTTTAAAGCTTGAATCTCTATCACGTGGCGCATCTAAATAGACTTGACCATCTTCTGCTCTGATAGTAATTATTTTGCTGAGATTGTTCGTGGCGAGAGTAACCAAGGTGTTCGTCTAGTTTGGCATTAAGCGCTGTTTCAACCGTTATCTTGGTTAATATTTTACGAAAATTAGTTAAGTCTGCTTCTGTCTTTGATTGATTTAGTCGCTTGCTTACCAAACGCTTCAAGTGCTTTCTATTCATAATCTGCCTATCCTTAACCCTACATGGATATTAATAATAGGCAGTTATACAGATTTTGTTACTAAGCGCTTACAAGTAACTATATTTTTAAAATAATAGTTTAACCTCAACTTTTATTTAAGTAATCTAAAAGTGACCTCATAATAGAAGAACTACCTTTTCCATCACAATATATAATATCTTTATTAATTGCCTTAACAGCATAATATGATTGGTGCGCAGCACTCTTATTACAGAAAATAAAGTAATCTGCGGTTGAAGCAAGGTTCTTCAATTTGTCTGTGGCGACTTTATCATGGTTAAGCTTAACAACAACTCCAGGAAACAAGCTCTGTAATATTTCACCTGCTCGTTGTCCTGCCTTCTCCGTAAGTGTGGATATACCGATTAACTTGTCTTTTAAAGATACTTTTACTTCTTCATTAGAGGAATCATCCTTATTCATTAAATGATCAAAAGACTTATCTTCTGGTGCTATGTGTTTATCTAGCCATGTAAGAACTGTTTGTAGTTCAAAATCAATATCAGACCAATGAGTTATCGAATATTGGCATATGCCATTCCAAAGTGGATATCTCACTACTTCCGGTGACTTTATTGCATAATCAAACAACATTTCGCTAAATTCAATAATGATAGGTAGTGATTTTCTACTTATTTCTACCTTAACTATAACCTCAAAGGCTTCTATTGCTGAGGAGTACTGTTCTATAGAGTGGGGTGTATTGAGTAAGCCTTGAATTAAGTCTCTCATCAAGCCAATAGTTATGTATGAAGTTTCATCATCCATTGCAATTAACTCAATAAGTCCTAACCAAAAAGCGCCAGTGGTTTCTATCTTATTATCATCTAGCCAACTTAGTAAGTGCGGTGCAACATTTCGAATACTCTCTGTATCAGCAGAGTTTGATATTTTCTCAGTAATGAAATTGATGTCAAATTCACACGGCTTCCATTCACTTATTAAATCAAAATTAATAAGCTCTCCACTAGAATAGTACTTAAACCAGTCATTCCAAGAGTTAATGACTGAGCCTTTAGACTTTTCGACTGTTGTATCAAAAATTTCACTTTCTTCAATAATTACAGGATCACTGTTGCTACCATATATAAAATCTTCTAATAAACTCCATAACTTCCTAAAAGGAGCCGATGCTTTTGTTTTTTGACGAATTTCAAAAGGGAGCTCTTCTAACCAACTGAATATCTCACTAGCTTCAGAGGGCATACATACTTTTGAATAATCCAGAACTTGAGTAACCACATCAAGACTTATAGGGGAATCAAATAAAGCTTGAAGTCCTGAAGACTCTATTGATAAAGCATTACGAGCTTCAATAAAGGATTCAATTTTTCCAAATAACTCACTCACCCACTCTTCTGTAATAAAGCTAGGTGAAAATGAAATGATATCGTTTTTATCGATCCCTATACTAATAGCCAAAGCAGACCAAGCTTCCCAGTCCTCTTTATATTTATCTTCTTCTTTCAGTCTAGGTTTAGATAGTAAAAATGACTCGTAATCGACTAAACTAGACTTTAAACCAACCCAGTCTACATTGGATAAATCTGTTAAATCTAAATTATTTACATGCATCAATGCACGAACTAATAAGTGGTAGATTCTCGTGGGGATTATACCAGCTAAATAATCAGGTAAATTCTTATGTTCAAGTATTTCATGCCATGAAGCGTTGATAGCCAAGGATTGAAGTTCAAGACCCACTAAATTCCTATGACTTAACTTACCTGAGCCTTTAGCTTCGTTATAAAAAACTAATGCACTTTCTCCGTCACTTTCACGACTCGCTAAAAAGAAATCACGTAATATACGCCCTATTGGACGCAACCTTACACTGGGAAAGTTAGGCTTTGCTTCAAACCGTGCAGAAACCTCATTTAACGTTGTAACTACATAGCTTGTATCTTGCTTAAAACTGTCAGTAATAACTTGAGAGAACTTAATTACGCCGTGCGATTGATTCTGCAATAATGACTGTTCAAACTTAAGTTCAGGTGACTTTATTATTTCATAAGATGATGTATGTGAAGATCCTAATCCGTAATATAAGCAGTTTTTCAACTCATTTAATGATTTTGTGTCTGGACACATACCATAGAAGTACAATTGACCATTTACATAAGCCGGTAAAAAGAATGGAGTTTTAGATTCCAAATTGCGTATAGACTTTAATAATAATAAATTTATAGAGTCAGAGATTTCTTCAACCGGTTTCTCTAATTCGATTTCATTCTCGGCAGTAAAAAAGTCTACAAACCAAGATGGATAGTTAGAAAAAGTCATGTCCATCATCCTCATATTCTTCAATTTCAATAACTGGATTTTCTATCGCTTTTGTTTTTTGTTGATAGTTTTTAAAATAAAGATTACTGAAATCAATCCTAGTGGTTGAAATCTGATGAGTATCACCTGAAATAGTGACTAACTCATCATTTCTATTTGCTCCTGAGAAAGTAAAGTTCATTGAACCATCAAAAAAACACGACTCTGTAACTAACCCTTTAATATGCACTTTATCTGATATTTCAAACCTAAATCCGTCTTCATTGACAAGCTTGTTTTTCAATAGGCTAAGTGCCGAATCATTTGTTTTAGTCTCATTAACTACAAGGTTGAGTTTACAACCATTCAGCACAGCTGTTTCTAATAACTCTATAAAGGTAACCATTCTATTACCCCAACTCGCATTAAGGTAACTCCAATTTCCAGAGCGATTATCGAGTATCTCAAAATCAGTAAACCAGGCTGTTACTAACCATATTTCTTGCGGTGATAATATCAGCCCTGCAAAAGTACTTCCTAAAACCTCTTTTAAATGTCGCTTACCTAATGGCGTGTTTGTTAATATTTTACGATAATTGGAATTAATCATTGAATAGCCTCCGCCAGCTCGACAAATAATATTATTTCACCTAATTGTCTATCAACTCTATTAACCCTAATGTGGAAAAACATACCTAGTTGATCTATCTGAATTGTATTTATTTTTAATATAATTTGATTTAATTTAGATAAGTGTTCAGGTGAAATTACAAGCTTAATTATCCCTTTACGACTAATTCTTTGTTGTAATTCTCCCTCCCAGCTATTTCCATAATTCATTGTTTCACTATTACCAGATATCATTTGTTCGACAATTAGCCTTTCTGTTCTATTGTTTCCACTTATGAAGCGATTATAAAACTGTGTACTGGACTGACGTATAACATTGCCTCTAGGCCATAACTGCCCAATGACCTTATCTTTAAGTTTGTTTATAGTTACATTCGTATCCGATGTGATTTCTTTAGCTATTAGAAAAGATGCTATGTTTAAAGGTATCTCTACTTTTAACTCTTTTTCAATTTCTCGCCATCTGTCCATCCAGTTCTTTAAATCTCTATCTGTTTCTTTAGAACTGCCGGCTTTTAATACTCGAGTATGAAGAATGCTATTGAAGCTATGAGATAAAATGACTCCCATCTTTCTTAAGTTTTCATTAATAGCCACATTTGCTTTAACTCGTGCACTAAATTTTTGTGAGTCTCTATGGGACTTAAAAGATGATTCTAAACTTTCGTCACACTCTAATTTTGATAATAATTGATGAATATCAAAATCAACCTGCTCATAATCACCTGCCTGAAAACACCTAGAAAA from Colwellia sp. PAMC 20917 includes these protein-coding regions:
- the folE gene encoding GTP cyclohydrolase I FolE, whose protein sequence is MTIENNYREILEKIGEDINRDGLVDTPKRAAKAMKFLTQGYNQNIDEVVNGALFESDADEMVVVKNIELYSMCEHHMLPFIGKCHIAYIPSGKVLGLSKFARIVDMYARRLQIQENLAREIALSIQEITGSIGVGVIIEAQHLCMMMRGVQKQNSSMTTSVMLGEMREDASARQEMLSLVKS
- the queD gene encoding 6-carboxytetrahydropterin synthase QueD translates to MHTAIYKDFTFEAAHKLPNVPNGHKCGRLHGHSYRVRIHLEGTVNKDSGWFIDFSDVKTIFKPIYNQLDHNYLNDIEGLENPTAEVISKWIWEQLKPILPELSAIELMETCTCGVVYKGN
- the dpdA gene encoding tRNA-guanine transglycosylase DpdA, whose translation is MTIFNYYFPDNLDFVDPKFNGITNEKTKYHRKYDDDAYPHEILKELPYNGMLVSLAGVGTMQKKGKYYTQELTEDFYYYGAKKFLRLNQEKFSNVLLMGDCGAFDYVNEPEPPFTIDELIEFYDRGGFDCGISLDHIVFPYAKDDEALKAMDYADIREAERRIKITLDNAVLFLERSKILNTSKGKSFIPYGVAHGFSKESFISSVKKLEEIGYTHITIGGMIKSKTPDLLDLLETLSSIKKKETQFHLLGICRFENIPAYAKYGVTSADSTSPLMQGIKAGKYFEFNDDAHELIQSLSIRIRQCDHDNVQKLIDKHRHEIRSLVVKMLNNNEIDIDLSNNALSTNECVKRLETDCIKKLKQYDATGEHFNATFKALMAYEKVTTADHLAEITPVKQAILNKDKLRVKKFLLERPWKTCTCGVCESGIMNIIFRSNQTNRRRGIHNLAMVTKHKDKVIDDMKSTMIKANK
- a CDS encoding DGQHR domain-containing protein, with translation MKPVILKIQVIKKIVNNVTVFSGWVEGKKVRDIAKIVHITREGKYIHGYQRSELPKHIESIKDYVESPKSTILANLVIGFNKSVTFTPLEGQTEFGHLEVPYFPESPSQELPGSIVDGQQRSGGVKNSCHESYPLPVSIFISEDENDYIQQFLILNLGKPLTSVQLNALALNDDIYKPPALAIKAFPLSISEELGFGDNKNGTPPLKGLIKSNGNPLGKIAESSITEFVSNVERMILKSINVRVHQDLTKESKQLFAQIINHFWIAVTIVFETEWKKTSKSMKDTYIIHGTSIFGFSFLCRHMIRVFLEDKPLNAVNIPTIEFFTQELKLISNKCHFSKTSWNLGLIRSDEEGGDDIKFSRRWHDFQNTTSEKQLFAGNLLKIYEVAKEFKKDYDVYFS
- the queC gene encoding 7-cyano-7-deazaguanine synthase QueC, whose amino-acid sequence is MKKLVVIYSGGMDSFTALNKAVKEGFDVYALSFNYGQKHNKELIYAQNVCKELNVPHKILDIKSISTLFTSSSLVSDDINVPDGHYEAENMKSTVVPNRNMILISLAIGYAVDIEAEGVWYGAHSGDHLIYPDCRPEFVKVMDQASKVANFEPVYVHAPYLDTDKIGILKDGLSMGLDYYQTWTCYKGQEKACGKCGSCVERLEAFEKNNCNDPITYTN
- the dpdD gene encoding protein DpdD — translated: MTFSNYPSWFVDFFTAENEIELEKPVEEISDSINLLLLKSIRNLESKTPFFLPAYVNGQLYFYGMCPDTKSLNELKNCLYYGLGSSHTSSYEIIKSPELKFEQSLLQNQSHGVIKFSQVITDSFKQDTSYVVTTLNEVSARFEAKPNFPSVRLRPIGRILRDFFLASRESDGESALVFYNEAKGSGKLSHRNLVGLELQSLAINASWHEILEHKNLPDYLAGIIPTRIYHLLVRALMHVNNLDLTDLSNVDWVGLKSSLVDYESFLLSKPRLKEEDKYKEDWEAWSALAISIGIDKNDIISFSPSFITEEWVSELFGKIESFIEARNALSIESSGLQALFDSPISLDVVTQVLDYSKVCMPSEASEIFSWLEELPFEIRQKTKASAPFRKLWSLLEDFIYGSNSDPVIIEESEIFDTTVEKSKGSVINSWNDWFKYYSSGELINFDLISEWKPCEFDINFITEKISNSADTESIRNVAPHLLSWLDDNKIETTGAFWLGLIELIAMDDETSYITIGLMRDLIQGLLNTPHSIEQYSSAIEAFEVIVKVEISRKSLPIIIEFSEMLFDYAIKSPEVVRYPLWNGICQYSITHWSDIDFELQTVLTWLDKHIAPEDKSFDHLMNKDDSSNEEVKVSLKDKLIGISTLTEKAGQRAGEILQSLFPGVVVKLNHDKVATDKLKNLASTADYFIFCNKSAAHQSYYAVKAINKDIIYCDGKGSSSIMRSLLDYLNKS
- the dpdK gene encoding phospholipase D-like domain-containing protein DpdK — encoded protein: MINSNYRKILTNTPLGKRHLKEVLGSTFAGLILSPQEIWLVTAWFTDFEILDNRSGNWSYLNASWGNRMVTFIELLETAVLNGCKLNLVVNETKTNDSALSLLKNKLVNEDGFRFEISDKVHIKGLVTESCFFDGSMNFTFSGANRNDELVTISGDTHQISTTRIDFSNLYFKNYQQKTKAIENPVIEIEEYEDDGHDFF